A single window of Anaerolineae bacterium DNA harbors:
- a CDS encoding Nitric-oxide reductase subunit C yields the protein MSRVQLEVFFGTLFVLLSGGILLWYGLNEPKRMAEYELHQRAKSIEVGAELYDINCKGCHGPQGEGVAGLWPPLNDRHFFTNRLTEVGWSGTLEDYIISTVSGGRLVSTRPDRYPGQGRPVMPAWAERYGGPLRDDQIRNIAAFILNWADTAPDRSTQMAEMAGPPTGTDIKKALPEGDPTRGEGLANTKGCVVCHISAPTGPAWLATPQQPGIATRAEAILTDPNYTGNATSAVEYLHESIVLPNAYIVPGFQAGVMPANYGDTLTDQELADILAYLLTLK from the coding sequence ATGTCTCGCGTTCAACTAGAAGTTTTCTTCGGCACCCTGTTTGTTCTGCTCAGCGGCGGTATCCTGCTGTGGTATGGGTTGAACGAGCCAAAGCGCATGGCGGAGTATGAACTTCATCAACGCGCCAAATCCATCGAAGTTGGGGCAGAGCTTTATGACATCAACTGTAAAGGATGTCACGGTCCGCAAGGAGAAGGCGTTGCCGGTCTCTGGCCGCCTCTCAACGATCGCCATTTCTTTACCAACCGCCTGACCGAGGTCGGCTGGAGCGGCACCCTGGAGGACTATATTATCTCAACCGTTTCAGGAGGACGACTGGTGTCCACCCGCCCCGACCGCTATCCCGGTCAGGGTCGCCCGGTGATGCCTGCCTGGGCAGAGCGTTATGGCGGCCCGTTGCGCGATGATCAGATTCGCAATATTGCCGCGTTCATTCTAAACTGGGCGGACACCGCTCCGGACCGCAGTACTCAGATGGCAGAAATGGCTGGACCCCCGACCGGCACGGATATCAAGAAAGCGCTACCCGAAGGTGACCCAACCCGCGGTGAGGGTCTGGCAAACACCAAAGGGTGTGTGGTCTGCCACATCTCTGCGCCGACCGGGCCAGCCTGGCTGGCTACGCCGCAGCAACCTGGTATTGCCACGCGGGCTGAAGCAATCCTGACCGACCCGAACTACACCGGCAACGCCACTTCAGCCGTTGAGTATCTGCATGAGTCCATCGTCTTACCCAATGCCTATATCGTGCCTGGCTTTCAAGCCGGGGTGATGCCGGCCAACTATGGCGATACCCTCACCGACCAGGAATTGGCGGACATTCTTGCCTACCTTTTGACTTTGAAGTGA
- a CDS encoding cytochrome B6, with translation MLKSLDIQDLKSRLYQAIDNRVRIITAGLNLRELRNVLRGDPPEEKPNPRYKVHTTSFLFHIRPRYYEKASTIFTHTFRLGFFSTFFFFVEAITGIILMIYYSPVPSEAYQSILNLESNVPYGKLLRDIHRLGAEAMVIFVFLHMMRTFLTGSYKKERSFTWFTGVLLLGVTLFLSFFGYLLPWDQLAYWAVTIGTGMAEAAPLFGREANLLLRGGPDIGANGLLRAYLLHVVLLPAVAVLLISIHYYKVSREHGISLPAKYEEGDIPAEEKKNARQRIDFIPDLLTHEVFLTSLGIFALIVSIIIFGYSAPLENVANPQVTPLDTKAPWYFWWLQGLLKLGDKTLMGVILPTIIAGLLIAIPYIDRNPHRSLYKRPVAVGIGILSILVLVVLSYMGTPLYGIETPAATRIVQDLAPEEGVGPLRKIPFDQLQPGTYEVTGTVPRDLCPNLDFGCPALTSVFAEYSRRITRAINDPALPKIQRLPNGQAFLIIEDWQTDLRKVTFRILWDDPDSQQRKTFEKHIFIHRLRGDE, from the coding sequence ATGTTGAAGTCCCTTGACATCCAAGACCTCAAATCCAGGCTGTATCAGGCGATTGATAACCGTGTGCGAATTATCACCGCTGGTCTGAACCTGCGCGAATTGCGCAACGTTTTGCGTGGCGATCCACCCGAAGAAAAACCCAATCCGCGTTACAAAGTTCACACAACCAGTTTTCTCTTTCACATTCGCCCACGTTATTATGAAAAAGCCAGCACCATCTTTACCCACACCTTTCGGTTGGGCTTTTTCAGCACCTTTTTCTTCTTCGTTGAAGCCATCACCGGCATCATCTTGATGATTTACTATAGCCCGGTTCCTTCAGAGGCTTATCAATCCATTCTAAACCTGGAAAGCAACGTGCCCTATGGAAAACTGCTGCGCGATATACATCGCCTGGGGGCAGAGGCGATGGTCATCTTTGTTTTCCTGCACATGATGCGCACCTTTTTGACCGGTTCTTATAAAAAGGAGCGCTCTTTTACCTGGTTTACGGGTGTGCTGTTGTTAGGTGTCACCCTCTTCCTGAGCTTCTTTGGCTATCTCTTGCCCTGGGATCAACTGGCTTATTGGGCGGTCACCATCGGTACCGGCATGGCAGAAGCCGCTCCGTTGTTTGGGCGTGAGGCGAATTTGCTCTTGCGCGGCGGACCAGACATCGGCGCCAACGGTTTGTTGAGAGCCTATCTCTTGCATGTGGTCTTGCTGCCGGCGGTGGCTGTGCTGTTGATCAGTATCCACTACTATAAAGTCTCGCGCGAACACGGGATTTCACTGCCGGCAAAGTATGAAGAAGGCGATATTCCCGCGGAGGAGAAGAAGAATGCCAGACAGCGCATTGATTTCATCCCCGACCTGCTGACGCATGAGGTTTTTCTCACTTCCCTGGGTATCTTTGCCCTCATCGTCAGCATCATCATCTTTGGTTACAGCGCGCCGTTGGAGAATGTCGCCAACCCGCAGGTAACGCCGCTGGATACCAAAGCGCCATGGTACTTCTGGTGGTTGCAGGGCTTACTGAAACTGGGCGATAAAACCTTGATGGGCGTTATCCTGCCCACTATTATTGCCGGCTTGTTGATTGCCATTCCCTATATCGATCGCAACCCTCATCGCAGCCTCTACAAACGTCCAGTAGCGGTTGGCATCGGCATTCTCTCCATTCTGGTCCTGGTGGTGTTGAGCTATATGGGGACACCTCTTTACGGAATTGAGACGCCGGCGGCCACGCGCATTGTGCAGGACCTTGCTCCTGAAGAAGGCGTAGGTCCGTTGCGCAAAATTCCTTTTGATCAATTGCAGCCCGGCACGTATGAGGTCACCGGTACAGTGCCGCGCGATTTGTGTCCGAACCTGGACTTCGGTTGCCCGGCTCTAACCAGCGTCTTTGCCGAGTATAGCCGCCGCATCACGCGGGCCATTAATGATCCTGCGTTGCCCAAAATCCAGCGCTTGCCCAATGGTCAGGCTTTCCTGATCATCGAGGACTGGCAAACGGATTTGCGCAAGGTGACTTTCCGAATTCTTTGGGATGATCCCGATAGCCAGCAGCGCAAAACCTTTGAAAAACATATCTTTATTCACCGCCTGCGCGGCGATGAATAA
- a CDS encoding Cytochrome b6-f complex iron-sulfur subunit PetC1, giving the protein MSEQKQETTAEAKKKMNRREFLMFAWLASLGFLTLNVGGMTYLFALPRFKEGEFGGVFTVGKVSELPPPGSPPANYPKVRFWLSRTPEGVSALYKVCTHLGCLYNWNDQENKFICPCHGSQFQPDGTYITGPAPRSLDQFKIQIVDPNSGEVLAESNEAGPVTVPENPDAILRVDTGQRINGKPHG; this is encoded by the coding sequence ATGAGCGAACAAAAACAAGAAACCACAGCGGAAGCAAAGAAAAAGATGAACCGCCGCGAATTCTTGATGTTTGCCTGGCTGGCTTCCTTAGGGTTTCTAACCCTGAATGTGGGGGGGATGACCTATCTCTTTGCCTTGCCGAGATTTAAAGAAGGTGAGTTCGGGGGTGTCTTCACCGTTGGAAAAGTCTCTGAACTGCCTCCACCGGGCTCTCCGCCAGCAAACTACCCCAAGGTTCGTTTCTGGCTCTCCCGCACGCCCGAAGGGGTATCTGCCCTCTATAAAGTCTGCACCCATCTGGGGTGTTTGTACAACTGGAACGACCAGGAAAATAAATTCATCTGTCCATGTCATGGTTCGCAATTCCAACCGGATGGGACGTATATTACCGGCCCGGCGCCGCGTTCTTTAGACCAGTTCAAGATTCAAATTGTGGATCCGAACAGTGGCGAGGTGCTTGCGGAAAGCAATGAGGCCGGCCCTGTGACAGTGCCCGAAAACCCGGATGCCATTCTGCGCGTGGATACCGGACAGCGCATTAATGGCAAGCCGCACGGCTAG
- a CDS encoding putative translation release factor (Hypothetical protein YaeJ with similarity to translation release factor) translates to MIWIAPHLSIDEKDLQWDFVRASGPGGQNVNKVSSAVQLRFNVLHNENISPEVKERLQRLAGKRINASGELIIHADRYRTQEQNRQDALQRLIWLLQKAAKKPTLRRPTQPTAAARQARLNAKRHRSQIKALRQKRDWEND, encoded by the coding sequence ATGATCTGGATTGCTCCCCATCTCTCGATTGATGAAAAAGACCTGCAATGGGACTTTGTGCGCGCCAGCGGTCCGGGTGGGCAGAATGTCAATAAAGTGTCCAGTGCCGTTCAACTGCGCTTTAATGTGCTTCACAATGAAAATATTTCGCCAGAGGTCAAAGAACGCCTGCAGCGCCTGGCAGGCAAACGCATCAATGCCAGCGGCGAGTTGATCATCCACGCGGACCGCTATCGCACCCAGGAGCAAAACCGGCAAGACGCGTTGCAGCGTTTGATCTGGTTGCTTCAAAAGGCGGCGAAAAAGCCCACGCTGCGTCGTCCTACCCAGCCCACTGCGGCTGCGCGTCAGGCGCGTTTGAACGCCAAACGACACCGCAGCCAAATCAAAGCCTTGCGTCAGAAGCGAGATTGGGAGAACGATTGA
- a CDS encoding diguanylate cyclase/phosphodiesterase (GGDEF & EAL domains) with PAS/PAC sensor(s), with amino-acid sequence MRYIQVNPAMEYLLGLPKAEILGKSDVDLFGEEIAQQIRQADQQVLQGENYRGEDCFEIEDQLHVFSVVKTPLHDPQGKVIGICGIARDITAQRQAENALRESEIHFRELFENASDLIQSVDSDGHFRYVNRAWQETLGYSAEEAQQLTLSDILAPDCRAHCLALFDRILQGERVTFVNATFLTKDRRRIEVEGSVSIRRLEGNQIATVGIYRDLRKREEIERVLRASEARYRNIFENAAVSIWEEDFSAVKAAIEELRQQGITDFERYLDEHPQFLRLAAQRIRVRDVNSATLRMFGAQSKAELLDNLAKIIPPDALSILKEEILAIAAGKTYFTSETVNCTLQGRRIDVLVSITFPPPDDREGFRSVLVTLMDISARKQVEREVEKQRSLFQQLFENTPVAIAMLDTQDRLVRVNRAFESLFGYTQDEVIGHYINDLIIPPERIEEASGLSLNLFSGATIDKETVRMRKDRSPVPVQVYAAPIRVGEEIVGGYAMYVDLSERKQKEEKLEYLSSHDVLTGLYNRAYFEEALARLEKESVLPVSILVADVDGLKRINDEFGHSAGDHLLHSAAEILRASFRAQDVVARIGGDEFAVLLPAADEQIAEQLSRRIASNLKRYNLTHPQMPVHLSYGIATTTQPLLLTQLFKQADQKMYEHKARKRSRKRTRKGSNE; translated from the coding sequence TTGCGCTATATTCAAGTCAACCCCGCCATGGAATATCTCCTGGGTCTGCCAAAGGCAGAAATTTTGGGCAAAAGCGATGTCGACCTGTTTGGAGAAGAGATCGCGCAGCAAATTCGGCAAGCCGATCAACAGGTTTTGCAGGGCGAAAACTACCGGGGTGAGGATTGCTTCGAGATCGAAGATCAACTCCATGTGTTCAGTGTGGTCAAAACCCCCTTACACGATCCTCAGGGCAAAGTCATCGGTATTTGTGGTATTGCCCGCGACATTACCGCGCAAAGGCAGGCTGAAAACGCGTTGCGGGAAAGCGAAATCCACTTTCGGGAACTGTTTGAAAACGCCTCCGATCTGATCCAATCGGTTGATTCTGATGGACATTTTCGATACGTGAACCGAGCCTGGCAAGAGACGCTGGGTTATTCAGCAGAAGAAGCCCAACAGCTGACTCTTTCAGATATCCTCGCCCCCGATTGCCGCGCCCATTGCCTGGCATTATTTGATCGCATCCTGCAGGGTGAGCGGGTAACGTTTGTCAACGCCACTTTTCTCACCAAAGACCGGCGGCGCATAGAAGTAGAAGGTTCCGTCAGCATTCGCCGCCTCGAAGGCAACCAGATCGCCACCGTGGGCATCTACCGGGATCTGCGCAAACGCGAAGAGATCGAAAGGGTTTTGCGCGCCAGTGAAGCGCGTTACCGCAACATCTTCGAAAACGCGGCGGTTTCTATTTGGGAGGAGGATTTCTCGGCAGTAAAAGCAGCCATTGAAGAGCTTCGCCAGCAAGGCATTACCGATTTTGAACGCTATCTGGATGAACATCCTCAATTCCTGCGCCTGGCAGCGCAGAGAATCCGCGTGCGCGATGTGAACAGCGCTACCTTGCGGATGTTCGGCGCCCAAAGCAAAGCCGAGTTGCTCGACAATCTTGCCAAAATCATTCCTCCCGATGCCTTGAGTATCTTGAAGGAGGAAATCCTGGCAATTGCCGCCGGAAAGACCTACTTTACCAGCGAAACGGTGAACTGTACTTTACAGGGCAGACGCATCGATGTTCTGGTGAGCATCACCTTTCCACCTCCCGATGACAGAGAAGGTTTTCGCAGTGTGCTGGTCACCTTGATGGACATCAGCGCCCGCAAGCAGGTGGAGCGCGAAGTAGAAAAACAACGCAGCTTATTCCAGCAACTGTTCGAAAACACTCCCGTGGCAATTGCCATGCTGGACACGCAAGACCGTTTGGTGCGCGTGAACCGCGCCTTCGAGAGCCTGTTCGGTTATACTCAAGACGAAGTTATCGGTCATTACATCAACGATCTGATCATCCCCCCCGAGCGGATCGAAGAAGCCAGTGGGCTTTCTCTGAATCTGTTTTCAGGCGCCACCATTGATAAAGAAACCGTCCGCATGCGCAAAGATCGCAGTCCGGTTCCCGTCCAGGTCTACGCTGCCCCGATCCGCGTTGGCGAAGAAATCGTCGGGGGGTATGCCATGTACGTAGATCTGAGCGAACGTAAACAAAAAGAGGAAAAGCTCGAATATCTCAGCAGCCACGACGTGTTGACCGGACTGTACAACCGGGCCTATTTTGAAGAGGCCCTTGCCCGGTTGGAGAAGGAGAGCGTCCTTCCCGTCAGCATTCTGGTTGCGGATGTAGATGGCTTGAAGCGCATTAACGATGAATTTGGGCATAGCGCTGGCGATCATTTGCTGCACAGCGCCGCTGAAATTCTGCGGGCCTCCTTTCGTGCCCAGGATGTGGTGGCGCGCATTGGCGGCGATGAGTTTGCGGTGCTTTTGCCCGCTGCGGACGAGCAAATCGCCGAACAACTATCGCGGCGAATTGCCTCGAACCTCAAACGCTATAATCTGACTCATCCGCAAATGCCGGTTCATCTTTCATATGGCATTGCCACAACCACGCAACCACTCCTGCTTACACAACTTTTCAAACAGGCTGACCAAAAGATGTATGAGCATAAGGCGCGCAAACGTTCCCGAAAGCGAACGCGCAAGGGAAGTAACGAATAG
- a CDS encoding WzxE protein, whose amino-acid sequence MLDLLEAYGFFGLQHGSAVFLGLLRSKILAATLGPFGVGIFSQANAFFTLLQGFFILGLGGSLTKMIAETRAREDYDGLNQTILTVLLAYGLLGLLFVILSAVFAEPLARFAFNSAAYWSYIIIVGLTAYAWLFYQEMLIIFRGLMQWREASLVAIVGNGINLLIMVICILLWKVWGAVLSLLLSQVVSFLLSFWLLVRSTARRHQIRFWKARPQWQVLRSLVDFAGPLTVMNLLGTLLYLTIRSQVIRQLGAEANGLYQAAYSVSYAYMGFINTAIWGYGIPKLSSLKEDVAEVVRIQNNSLRLGWLTLVPFTIALLAGREIWIPLLFSSAFLSVAPLFIWQLMGDVIFFIRMNILISMVPLEKMRNYFFEGVTYWILWTAFSVFFLNRWGIGAVIGGYFLINLIFLAFDLTIQSRVNGFRLRQDNLLMFLKGVPLTGLGYLIAQFVPSLFLRLALCSVIILVLLIWLPGEQEKRNGLAYLHQLLLRLLAPFRKQSKSNP is encoded by the coding sequence ATGCTCGATCTTTTAGAGGCTTACGGATTTTTTGGCTTGCAACATGGCTCAGCCGTTTTTTTGGGCTTGCTGCGCTCAAAAATCCTTGCCGCCACTTTGGGGCCTTTTGGCGTGGGCATCTTTTCTCAGGCGAATGCCTTTTTTACGCTTCTGCAAGGTTTTTTTATCCTGGGGCTGGGTGGCAGTCTGACCAAGATGATCGCCGAAACCCGCGCCCGCGAAGACTATGATGGCTTGAATCAAACCATCCTCACCGTCCTGCTGGCGTATGGCTTGCTGGGCTTGCTGTTTGTGATTCTCTCGGCTGTTTTTGCCGAACCGCTTGCCCGCTTTGCGTTTAACAGTGCGGCTTATTGGTCCTATATTATCATCGTTGGCTTGACCGCCTACGCCTGGCTGTTTTATCAGGAAATGCTGATCATCTTCCGCGGCTTGATGCAGTGGCGCGAAGCTTCGCTGGTTGCCATTGTGGGCAACGGCATTAATCTATTGATCATGGTGATTTGTATCTTGCTCTGGAAAGTATGGGGGGCAGTGCTGTCTTTGCTCCTCTCTCAGGTGGTCAGTTTTCTTTTATCGTTTTGGCTGCTGGTGCGCTCGACCGCCCGGCGCCATCAAATTCGCTTTTGGAAAGCCCGACCTCAATGGCAGGTCTTACGTTCGCTGGTGGATTTTGCCGGGCCACTGACCGTGATGAATTTGCTGGGGACGTTGCTTTATCTGACCATCCGCAGCCAGGTCATTCGCCAGCTTGGCGCCGAAGCCAACGGACTCTATCAGGCTGCCTATTCGGTTTCTTACGCCTACATGGGGTTTATCAACACCGCCATTTGGGGCTATGGCATACCCAAACTTTCGTCGCTCAAAGAGGATGTTGCCGAGGTCGTACGCATTCAGAACAACAGCCTGCGCCTCGGCTGGCTAACCCTGGTGCCGTTTACCATTGCTTTGCTGGCCGGCAGGGAGATTTGGATTCCCTTGTTGTTCAGTTCGGCGTTTCTCTCGGTGGCGCCCCTATTTATCTGGCAACTGATGGGAGATGTGATCTTTTTTATCCGCATGAATATTTTAATTTCCATGGTGCCGTTGGAAAAGATGCGCAATTATTTTTTCGAAGGGGTCACCTATTGGATTTTATGGACTGCTTTTTCGGTATTCTTCCTCAACCGCTGGGGTATCGGGGCGGTGATTGGCGGCTATTTCTTGATCAATCTCATCTTTTTGGCTTTTGATTTGACCATTCAAAGCCGCGTCAACGGTTTTCGCCTCCGTCAGGATAACCTGCTGATGTTCCTCAAAGGGGTTCCGTTGACGGGTTTGGGATACCTGATTGCCCAGTTTGTCCCCTCTCTCTTTCTGCGGTTAGCCCTGTGCAGTGTGATTATCCTGGTGTTGCTGATCTGGCTGCCTGGCGAACAAGAGAAACGTAACGGCCTTGCCTACCTGCACCAGTTGCTGCTCAGGCTGCTTGCCCCTTTTCGAAAGCAATCTAAGTCAAACCCTTAA
- a CDS encoding Xanthine dehydrogenase, molybdenum binding subunit — translation MEWVGQSVQRLDAVGKVTGQTLFPGDINLPNQAYMKILFAQRPHAIIRRIDTRKAEALEGVIAVFTAKDVPNNEYGLIMPDQPVLCGPGSNKPYADRVRFIGDQVALVVAETEEIAAKARDLIEVEYEDLPVVTDMEAAMQEGAPLLHPDRGSNVLCHYRIRKGNVEEAFKRCDVIVEGEYRTPAQEHAYLQPEAGLGYIDEEGRVTIQVAGQWTHEDQEQIAHALNLPLEKVRVIYPAIGGAFGGREDMSIQIVLALAAMRLYERGINRPVKIIWSREESIIGHHKRHPYLIRARWGATKEGRVIAAEVQVIADGGAYAYTSTKVLGNATLMCTGPYEIENVKVDSYAVYTNNLPNGAFRGFGGPQGAFAAETQMNRLAEALGMDPVEIRLRNVLREGSLLSVGTPLPKGVSIAQVVEQCARAAGWQQTEDGWKRPPKPTNPAPHLLRGIGFACAFKNVGFSFGAPEHSWATVELYGDAEIERAIVHHAGADVGQGAHTVMAQIAAETLGIPIERVRMVVSDTAVTDNSGSASASRMTFMAGNAIKGACEAALEKWRAEERPVIVKYKYRPPATTPFDPETGKCEPNFAYGYVAQAVEVEIDTETGHVRLLRVISADDVGKAVNPLQVQGQIEGAVVQAAGYAILENFIQKDGYVQTQHLSTYLIPSVLDIPEQVDSLILEYPDPIGPYGARGMGEMPFLPLAPAVVAAVRDASGVWFHEFPLIPERVLRGLGRLKPAATA, via the coding sequence ATGGAATGGGTTGGTCAATCGGTACAACGTCTGGATGCCGTTGGAAAAGTGACCGGTCAGACGCTTTTCCCAGGTGATATCAATCTACCCAATCAGGCATATATGAAAATTCTCTTTGCCCAGCGACCTCACGCCATCATTCGACGCATTGATACCCGCAAGGCGGAGGCACTGGAGGGCGTTATTGCTGTTTTCACTGCTAAGGATGTTCCCAATAACGAATACGGGTTGATTATGCCCGATCAACCGGTGCTGTGCGGACCCGGCTCGAATAAGCCGTATGCCGATCGTGTGCGCTTTATTGGTGACCAGGTGGCGCTGGTGGTCGCTGAAACCGAAGAGATCGCCGCCAAAGCGCGCGACTTAATTGAAGTTGAATACGAAGACCTGCCGGTGGTAACCGATATGGAAGCGGCAATGCAGGAAGGCGCGCCGCTGTTACATCCCGACCGCGGCTCGAATGTCTTATGCCATTACCGCATCCGTAAAGGGAATGTCGAAGAAGCTTTCAAGCGTTGTGATGTGATCGTGGAGGGTGAATATCGCACCCCCGCTCAGGAACACGCCTACCTGCAACCGGAAGCCGGTTTAGGGTATATCGATGAAGAAGGGCGAGTGACGATCCAGGTTGCCGGACAATGGACGCATGAAGACCAGGAGCAAATTGCCCATGCCTTAAACCTGCCCCTCGAAAAAGTGCGCGTGATTTATCCTGCCATCGGCGGTGCATTTGGCGGACGGGAAGATATGTCGATCCAGATTGTGCTTGCCCTGGCTGCCATGCGCCTGTACGAGCGCGGCATCAATCGCCCGGTCAAAATTATTTGGAGCCGTGAAGAATCGATCATCGGTCATCACAAACGGCATCCTTATCTCATCCGCGCCAGGTGGGGCGCGACCAAAGAAGGCAGGGTCATCGCCGCCGAAGTGCAGGTGATCGCCGATGGTGGCGCGTATGCCTATACCTCTACCAAAGTGCTAGGCAACGCCACGCTGATGTGTACCGGGCCGTACGAGATCGAGAACGTTAAAGTCGATTCCTATGCGGTTTATACCAACAATTTGCCCAACGGCGCCTTTCGAGGTTTTGGCGGTCCGCAGGGGGCGTTTGCGGCCGAGACACAGATGAATCGCCTGGCTGAGGCGTTAGGGATGGACCCGGTCGAAATTCGCCTGCGCAATGTCTTGCGTGAAGGCTCGTTACTCTCCGTCGGAACCCCCCTGCCTAAAGGAGTGAGCATTGCCCAGGTGGTGGAGCAGTGCGCCAGAGCAGCCGGCTGGCAACAGACCGAAGATGGCTGGAAGCGTCCACCCAAGCCGACCAATCCAGCGCCGCATCTCCTGCGCGGCATTGGCTTTGCCTGCGCCTTCAAGAACGTGGGCTTTTCCTTTGGCGCTCCCGAACACTCCTGGGCGACGGTCGAGTTATACGGTGATGCGGAGATCGAACGGGCGATTGTTCATCATGCCGGCGCAGATGTTGGTCAGGGAGCGCACACCGTCATGGCACAGATCGCTGCTGAAACGTTGGGCATCCCAATCGAACGGGTGCGCATGGTGGTTTCGGATACGGCTGTTACGGATAATTCTGGCTCAGCTTCGGCTTCGCGGATGACCTTCATGGCGGGCAACGCCATCAAAGGAGCGTGTGAAGCTGCGCTGGAAAAATGGCGCGCCGAAGAACGACCGGTGATCGTGAAGTACAAATATCGTCCACCCGCAACAACTCCTTTTGATCCAGAGACCGGAAAATGTGAACCCAATTTTGCCTATGGCTATGTTGCTCAGGCGGTTGAAGTTGAAATCGACACCGAGACCGGACATGTGCGCCTGCTGCGCGTGATTTCTGCCGACGATGTCGGCAAAGCGGTCAATCCGCTGCAGGTGCAGGGTCAAATTGAAGGCGCCGTGGTCCAGGCAGCGGGCTATGCTATCCTGGAGAACTTTATCCAGAAGGACGGCTATGTCCAGACGCAGCATCTTTCTACCTACCTGATCCCTTCGGTGTTGGATATTCCCGAGCAAGTCGACTCACTGATTTTAGAGTACCCTGACCCGATTGGCCCTTACGGGGCGAGAGGGATGGGGGAGATGCCCTTCCTGCCGCTTGCGCCAGCCGTGGTCGCCGCAGTGCGCGACGCAAGCGGAGTCTGGTTCCATGAATTCCCGCTGATCCCGGAGCGCGTCTTGCGCGGCTTGGGCAGGCTCAAACCAGCGGCGACCGCTTAG